In the Drosophila biarmipes strain raj3 chromosome X, RU_DBia_V1.1, whole genome shotgun sequence genome, one interval contains:
- the LOC108021957 gene encoding AP-3 complex subunit beta-2, which produces MQQNTASNPFAMSTYVERPQMGLDVEFGADPASGAAFFQSDGRKHDDLKQMLDSNKDGLKLEAMKRIIGMIARGRDASDLFPAVVKNVVSKNIEVKKLVYVYLVRYAEEQQDLALLSISTFQRALKDPNQLIRASALRVLSSIRVSMIVPIVMLAIRDSAADLSPYVRKTAAHAIPKLYSLDADQKDELVMVIEKLLSDRTTLVVGSAVMAFDEVCPERVDLIHKNYRKLCNLLVDVDEWGQVIIINMLTRYARTQFVDPNADDDDLVNDGLGETPVNERFYDESSHSSSHSDDDDSDEEKNKSRTTNNNNNGGGNGSRTPSSPSNSYHIDVDHRLLLRQTKPLLQSRNASVVMAVAQLYHHVAPKNEVQLIAKALIRLLRSHKEVQSVVLNCIASMSTKRKAIFEPHLKSFFVRTSDPTHLKLLKLDILTNLASAGSISLILREFQTYISSSDRSFVAATIQAIGRCASSIKEVTETCLSGLVHLLSNHDEHVVAESVVVIKRLLQTKAAEHFEIITQMAKLIDYINVPAARAAIIWLIGEYNEKVPLIAPDVLRKMAKSFVDEQDVVKLQVLNLGVKLYLTNPEQTSLLCQYVFTLARYDPNYDVRDRARFLRQIIFPASGTSSVLSQHARQVFLASKPAPVPESKYRDGNNFQLGSLSHYLNMPAAGYKELPAFPAIPPDSSVRNIPGFMQDKLPGEDSPSGRSKGTSSAAGGKEKSAAGEKGFLSESEDKSSAYSESGSSSGSGTSDSESDSDGSGSSDEEEEQKKQPPQPAKVSAKKEQLIDAGGTKVAEATTAQATTNNNNNAAGSSGTSDSEDSSAYSGSSSDDSDSGSDNEVDVKEPEAKPEKVKGKQEKKPEQPASKSNLDLLLDLDDIPPIGPVMTPSLGGFLTPGTPLMAGQAAPLQPQHARNRVELVGPSHIEFKHKELLNKVSGHGLQLAYRFTRSPHLYSSSMCSIELQFQNRGEKEITAIRLGQTTLPAGMQLNEFAPVTILQPQQTASGVLGVDFNDSTHAVDLELISSAGSSRLQLKPPVGELVRSVQIGESCHREERAKLRGMNEHQCELRGLRRDLIDVAALRQKVFECINVAHTHSSSSGQLHCFAGQTLSSKSLVLLTLHWQTEEALTLLVNCEKMVIGSMVLNELRNALQLSFAM; this is translated from the exons ATGCAGCAGAACACGGCCAGCAATCCGTTCGCCATGTCCACGTATGTGGAGCGACCCCAGATGGGATTGGACGTGGAATTCGGAGCGGATCCTGCCAGCGGAGCAGCGTTCTTCCAGTCCGATGGACGCAAGCACGATGACCTGAAGCAGATGCTGGACAGCAACAAGGACGGCCTCAAGCTGGAGGCCATGAAGAGGATCATCGGGATGATTGCCCGCGGACGCGATGCCAGTGACCTGTTCCCGGCCGTCGTCAAGAATGTGGTGTCCAAGAACATCGAGGTCAAGAAGCTGGTCTACGTCTATCTGGTGAGGTATgccgaggagcagcaggaccTGGCCCTGCTCTCCATCTCCACGTTTCAGCGGGCCCTCAAGGACCCCAATCAACTGATACGCGCCTCGGCCCTGCGCGTGCTGTCCTCCATAAGGGTCAGCATGATCGTGCCCATCGTAATGCTGGCCATCCGGGACAGTGCCGCCGACCTGAGCCCCTATGTGCGGAAGACGGCGGCCCACGCCATCCCCAAGCTGTATTCCCTGGACGCGGACCAGAAGGACGAGCTGGTCATGGTCATAGAGAAGCTGCTGTCGGATCGCACCACGCTGGTGGTGGGATCAGCAGTGATGGCCTTCGATGAG GTCTGCCCGGAACGCGTGGATTTGATCCACAAGAACTACCGCAAGCTGTGCAACCTGCTCGTCGACGTGGATGAGTGGGGTCAGGTGATCATCATCAACATGCTGACCCGCTACGCACGCACCCAGTTCGTGGACCCCAATGCGGATGACGATGACCTGGTCAACGATGGTCTGGGCGAGACGCCCGTGAACGAGCGTTTCTACGACGAATCCTCGCACTCCTCCTCGCACAGCGATGACGATGACAGCGACGAGGAGAAGAACAAGTCGCGTACtaccaacaataacaacaatggCGGAGGAAACGGTAGCCGGACACCTAGTTCGCCGAGCAACAGCTACCACATCGATGTGGACCATCGCCTGTTGCTGAGGCAGACGAAACCGCTGCTCCAATCGCGCAATGCCTCGGTGGTGATGGCAGTGGCGCAGCTCTATCACCATGTGGCACCCAAGAACGAGGTGCAACTGATTGCCAAGGCGCTAATACGACTGCTGCGCTCCCACAAGGAGGTGCAGAGTGTGGTCCTCAATTGCATTGCCTCCATGTCCACCAAGCGGAAGGCCATCTTTGAGCCGCACCTCAAGTCCTTCTTCGTGCGCACCAGCGATCCCACGCACCTGAAGCTCCTGAAGCTGGATATTCTCACCAACTTGGCTTCGGCGGGCAGTATTTCGCTCATCCTTCGCGAGTTCCAGACCTACATCTCCAGCAGCGACAGATCCTTCGTGGCTGCCACTATCCAGGCCATTGGACGATGTGCATCCAGCATCAAGGAGGTCACCGAGACCTGTTTGAGTGGCCTGGTCCATCTGCTGTCCAACCATGACG AGCACGTGGTGGCCGAGAGCGTGGTGGTGATCAAGCGTCTGCTCCAGACGAAAGCCGCCGAGCACTTTGAGATCATCACCCAGATGGCCAAGCTGATTGACTACATAAATGTGCCGGCAGCCAGGGCGGCCATCATCTGGCTCATAGGCGAGTACAACGAGAAGGTGCCGCTGATTGCCCCGGATGTGCTGCGCAAGATGGCCAAGTCGTTTGTGGACGAGCAGGATGTGGTCAAGCTGCAGGTCCTGAACCTGGGCGTTAAGCTCTATCTGACCAATCCGGAGCAGACGTCGCTGCTGTGCCAGTACGTGTTCACGCTGGCCCGCTACGATCCCAACTACGATGTCCGCGATCGCGCCCGCTTCCTGCGACAGATCATCTTCCCGGCCAGCGGAACGAGTTCGGTGCTCAGCCAGCACGCCCGCCAAGTGTTCCTGGCCAGCAAACCGGCCCCGGTGCCGGAGAGCAAGTACCGGGATGGCAACAACTTCCAATTGGGTTCATTGTCTCACTATCTGAACATGCCAGCGGCTGGCTACAAGGAGCTGCCCGCCTTTCCGGCTATTCCGCCGGACTCGTCGGTGCGCAATATACCCGGTTTCATGCAGGACAAGCTGCCCGGAGAGGACTCGCCTTCGGGGCGCTCCAAGGGCACTTCCAGTGCGGCCGGCGGCAAGGAGAAGAGTGCGGCTGGCGAGAAGGGCTTCCTCTCCGAATCGGAGGACAAGTCTTCGGCGTACTCGGAGTCGGGGagcagcagtggcagtggcaccAGCGACAGCGAATCCGACAGCGATGGCAGCGGGAGcagcgacgaggaggaggagcagaagAAGCAGCCGCCGCAGCCCGCAAAGGTTTCCGCGAAGAAGGAGCAGCTCATCGATGCTGGCGGCACTAAGGTGGCGGAGGCAACCACTGCGCAAGCAACAAcgaacaataataacaatgcGGCTGGCTCCTCGGGCACCTCGGACAGCGAGGACTCGTCGGCCTACAGCGGCAGCAGTAGTGATGATAGCGATTCCGGCAGCGACAACGAAGTGGATGTGAAGGAGCCGGAAGCGAAGCCGGAGAAGGTGAAAGGGAAGCAGGAGAAGAAACCTGAGCAGCCGGCGTCCAAGAGCAATCTGGATCTGCTGCTCGATCTGGATGACATTCCGCCCATAGGTCCTGTGATGACGCCCTCTCTGGGAGGATTCCTAACGCCTG GCACTCCACTGATGGCGGGGCAGGCGGCGCCACTGCAGCCGCAGCATGCGCGCAACCGGGTGGAGCTGGTGGGTCCCTCGCACATCGAGTTCAAGCACAAGGAGCTGCTGAACAAGGTCAGCGGCCACGGGCTGCAGTTGGCCTACCGCTTCACCCGCTCGCCGCACCTCTACTCCTCGAGCATGTGCTCCATTGAGCTGCAGTTCCAGAACCGGGGCGAAAAAGAGATTACGGCCATTCGCTTGGGCCAAACCACTTTGCCGGCGGGCATGCAGTTGAATGAGTTTGCGCCGGTGACCATTCTGCAGCCGCAGCAAACAGCCAGCGGAGTGCTGGGCGTGGATTTCAATGACTCCACGCACGCCGTGGATCTGGAGCTGATCTCCAGTGCGGGCAGCTCACGGCTGCAGCTGAAGCCGCCGGTGGGCGAGCTGGTGAGGTCCGTCCAGATCGGCGAGAGCTGTCACCGCGAGGAGCGGGCCAAGTTGCGCGGCATGAACGAGCACCAGTGCGAGCTGCGCGGCCTGCGGCGGGATCTGATCGATGTGGCCGCTCTGCGCCAGAAGGTTTTCGAGTGCATCAATGTGGCGCACACGCACAGCTCTTCCAGCGGCCAGCTGCACTGCTTCGCCGGCCAAACCCTGAGCTCCAAGAGCCTCGTGCTGCTCACCCTCCACTGGCAGACGGAGGAGGCCCTCACGCTGCTGGTGAACTGCGAGAAGATGGTCATCGGGTCCATGGTGCTCAACGAGCTGCGCAACGCGCTGCAGCTCAGCTTCGCCATGTGA
- the LOC108021982 gene encoding transmembrane emp24 domain-containing protein 2, producing MEGALAKVLLLAGSLLILCHTSHAFIVSVDAHNEECFFENVEGGTKFGVTFEVIDGGFLDVDIKISGPENHVMHESEKESSGKYTFVAPAKGIYTVCFNNERSSMTPKLVMFSIDVGEAPQRAPGAPGEEEVGHTKLEDMIRELSGTLTSVKHEQEYMHVRDKIHRSVNESTNSRVVLWSTFEALVLVLMTVGQVYYLKRFFEVKRVV from the exons ATGGAAGGTGCGCTTGCCAAGGTGCTGCTCCTCGCGGGCAGCCTGCTGATCCTGTGCCACACCAGCCACGCCTTCATCGTCAGCGTGGACGCCCACAACGAGGAGTGCTTCTTCGAGAACGTCGAAGGCGGCACCAAGTTCG GCGTCACCTTCGAGGTGATCGACGGCGGCTTCCTGGACGTGGACATCAAGATCAGCGGCCCCGAGAACCATGTGATGCACGAGAGCGAGAAGGAGTCCTCCGGCAAGTACACCTTCGTGGCCCCCGCCAAGGGCATCTACACCGTGTGCTTCAACAACGAGCGCAGCAGCATGACGCCCAAGCTGGTCATGTTCTCCATCGACGTGGGCGAGGCCCCGCAGCGCGCCCCCGGCGCTCCCGGCGAGGAGGAGGTGGGCCACACCAAGCTGGAGGACATGATCCGCGAGCTCTCCGGCACGCTGACCAGCGTCAAGCACGAGCAGGAGTACATGCAT GTGCGCGACAAGATCCATCGCTCGGTGAACGAGAGCACCAACTCGCGGGTCGTGCTGTGGTCCACCTTCGAGGCCCTGGTGCTGGTCCTCATGACCGTGGGCCAGGTCTACTACCTGAAGCGCTTCTTCGAGGTCAAGCGCGTCGTGTAA
- the LOC108021958 gene encoding uncharacterized protein CG3556 produces MLSLSSPPWLLLLVLLFLASGSATVVSLAENATLATLPSSSPISVSFSTSSSLAAPVSHELENQTASSGGSPNSNNEASDEQTGSASSNTSSHSSNISLPSSNINAGSSSSGSNSNLNSSNTSNSSSSASSVATLSPTTAANAGGDQQEALVLATPTALNGSSTPPEHQTIGQAPPTKGEQEAILRALDWLKEKRASDYGWGNDTHVVILAKELSGGRDPNDSVDGHVQVIQELEDTLSVKEMEIEILAMLDRHHTLPKPLDLDKLARYVLALGSLCKDPKHFHGHDLVATLQHHEPAQDIEFALTTLSACSSAAHVRKRQIRRLLDIASGVTDQSVDAIAMVILALRCIVTDHRHRHLQHFVRRPARGLASLQDQRGSFGSLRSTALAMQALQDLEYDPAGHWNRTAASRYILSRQRADGGWSEEPLQDGQEPDIGVGLTADIILALGWKGLGAVRALQCDHVIRESSDPTENGEPKLAVPFGLSSSAEESDAKNISYTYTLWVGSNVTEAFSLSLVSPKNTSFFKAMTQAAEMDPRFIFEAREWPNGHYVHTLYGKKEEPRGYHYWLLYRLPELPDPNNTPGNQLIAPVGVDELMVEDGEHYLYWYKKL; encoded by the exons ATGCTGTCCCTGTCCTCGCCGccgtggctgctgctgctcgtccTGCTCTTCCTTGCAAGTGGCTCGGCAACAGTGGTCTCCCTGGCGGAGAACGCGACACTGGCGACGTTACCCTCCTCCTCGCCGATCTCCGTGAGCTTCAGCACCAGCTCCTCGCTGGCGGCGCCCGTGTCCCACGAGCTGGAGAACCAGACAgccagcagcggcggcagcccCAACTCAAACAACGAAGCCAGCGATGAGCAGACTGGCAgtgccagcagcaacaccagcagtcacagcagcaacatcagcttgcccagcagcaacatcaacgccggcagcagcagcagcggcagcaacagcaacttgaacagcagcaacactagcaactccagcagcagcgccagctcAGTGGCCACCTTGAGCCCAACGACAGCGGCCAATGCTGGCGGGGACCAGCAGGAGGCTCTGGtcctggccacgcccacggcCCTGAACGGCAGCAGCACGCCCCCGGAGCACCAGACCATTGGCCAGGCCCCGCCCACCAAGGGGGAGCAGGAGGCGATCCTGCGTGCCCTCGACTGGCTGAAGGAGAAGCGGGCCTCCGACTACGGCTGGGGCAACGACACCCATGTGGTCATTCTGGCCAAGGAGCTGTCGGGCGGGCGAGACCCCAACGACAGCGTGGACGGCCACGTCCAGGTCATCCAGGAGCTGGAGGACACGCTGTCCGTCAAGGAAATGGAGATCGAGATACTGGCCATGCTGGACCGCCATCACACGCTGCCCAAGCCCCTGGACCTGGACAAGCTGGCCAGATATGTGCTCGCGCTGGGCTCCCTGTGCAAGGATCCCAAGCACTTTCATGGCCACGACCTGGTGGCCACACTGCAGCACCACGAGCCGGCCCAGGACATCGAATTCGCCTTGACCACCCTCTCGGCCTGCAGCTCGGCGGCCCATGTGCGGAAGCGCCAGATCCGGCGACTCCTGGACATCGCCAGCGGGGTGACGGATCAGAGTGTGGACGCCATTGCCATGGTGATCCTGGCGCTGCGGTGCATCGTCACCGATCACCGCCATCGCCACTTGCAGCATTTTGTGCGCCGCCCGGCCCGGGGACTGGCCTCTCTGCAGGATCAGCGCGGCAGCTTCGGCTCGCTGAGGAGCACGGCGCTGGCCATGCAGGCGCTGCAGGATCTGGAGTACGACCCGGCTGGCCACTGGAACCGCACGGCCGCCTCGCGCTACATCCTCAGTCGCCAGCGGGCGGACGGCGGCTGGAGCGAGGAGCCGCTGCAGGATGGCCAGGAGCCCGACATCGGAGTGGGCCTCACCGCGGACATCATCCTGGCCCTGGGCTGGAAGGGATTGGGAGCGGTGCGCGCGCTGCAGTGCGACCATGTGATACGCGAAAGCAGCGATCCCACGG AGAACGGCGAGCCCAAGCTGGCGGTGCCCTTCGGGCTGAGTTCCTCCGCCGAGGAGTCGGATGCCAAGAACATCTCCTACACGTACACTCTGTGGGTGGGCTCCAATGTGACCGAGGCCTTCTCCCTGTCCCTCGTCTCGCCCAAGAACACCAGCTTCTTCAAGGCCATGACCCAGGCGGCCGAAATGGATCCCAG ATTTATTTTCGAGGCGCGGGAATGGCCCAATGGTCACTATGTGCACACTCTGTATGGCAAGAAGGAGGAGCCCCGAGG GTATCACTACTGGCTGCTTTATCGATTGCCAGAGCTGCCCGATCCCAATAATACGCCCGGGAATCAGCTTATTGCGCCTGTTG GTGTGGACGAGCTAATGGTCGAGGATGGGGAGCACTATCTGTATTGGTACAAGAAGCTCTAA